TGGCAGGAGATTTTGGCAGTAAAACCAGTTTTTCTGTTAAATATTGACACTATCAGCTTTTGGCTGTGCTGGTGTCAGCTAAGACAGTCCCTTGGGGAAATAATAAGGAAGAGATGGACAAACTTCCTCCTGCTAAAGTTCACAGACACAGTTTTAATGAGGGTGCATAAAGTGTAAATGTAATCACTTTAAACTCGAGCTGGTTGGTTTGGACTTCACTTCTGTGTCGTGCTTTTTATAACAACTGCAAAAGGACAACACAGAAGATATTGGTTAAAGTAAAAGTTTCAGTCTGTCATAACTAATTTACCTGACGACTGAGTTTACATTTTCTACAATTTGACAGGTGTGTTTAACAAACTTATAGCAGTTCAACTTTAGTTAGAGCTGTAAGAGAAGGCGCAATGATAAGTTCAACTAACAAGAATAAGTCAATGGACTCTTTTTGAATAACCTAAGCATCTAAAGTGAACTCGAGTAAACTCTCCCTCTTCCTTTAGAACCCAGGTTATACCAATGATATTATCGGGAGTAAGAGAGAAATCTCTCATTTATGGCCAAGCAGATGTCTGTGAGATAAGTGTAGATTTGCTGTGCACGTATCTTTGTTGACACAATTACTCACTTGATAATGTTCCTTCGAAATAACTGTCATCGTGCACCTTTGACTTCAGGTTATAAATTTGAACAACAGCCCAAATGTGCTCAGATAGGCACAAGTGCATATTCTGCATTAAAAATTTGCTGCACCTGGAGGGGAGTGTGATATAAAACGAGATAGTCCTTTTAAAGGGAAATTTGCGCTTGAGGAAATAGTAAAAATCAGTAagaaaattattatatatttataaattcaTGACAACTGCATCAGTTTGAAAATAGTAAACACGTGTGTGGTGTCTCACAAACTCTTCGACAGTACATTAAATCCTCTTTTCTATGTTGGTTCTATATTTGATGCAGAGAAGGTTCTTCATACAAATCTTTACCAGCTTATTAAGGAACCATTCTGAGAAGTTAATCAAACATAATTTGTTCAAtcatcttctcttcttctccaggtcacttcctgttgacacATTTGTTGCTTGACCTGATGAAAAGATCGGTGCCGGCCAGGATAGTCACCGTGTCCTCCATGGCTCACTCCTGGGGCGCCATCAATCTGGACGACATCAACAGCGAGAAGGGTTACAACAAGGCGAATGCTTACTCCCAGAGCAAGCTCGCCAACATCCTGTTCACCCACACGCTCGCTAAAAAACTAGAAGGTGAGTGCCACCCTCTTTTATCTGTGGATTTCCATTTGATCTTAAAAGCTCCATCTGGCAGCTCTGGTATCTTTCACTTTCTCATTCATGTTTTACAGCAACTTTTTACAAGTTATTACAATGTTTTCCCTAGGCACGGGTGTGACGACGTACTCTCTCCACCCCGGTGTCGTCCAGACAGATTTGTGGCGCCACCTTAGCGGCCCCCAGCAGTTCGTCATGAAGATGGTCAGTCCCTTCACCAAAGACTCTGTGCAGGGAGCTCAGACGACCATTTACTGCGCGGTGGAGCCGTCGCTGGAGAAGGAGAGCGGTGGATACTACAGGTACTTTGTTTTAGACTGTACACAGCAGTCCATACGTTTCCTCTGAGCACAAGAACACTGTCAGATACAtgatgtctttgtcttttcagtGACTCTGCTCCTGCAAACTGCTCAGCAGCTGGAAAGGACGACGACGTGGCTCAGAAGTTGTGGGACCTGAGCTGTCGCCTGCTCTCCATTACGTGAAAATGTGTCCGTctggatttaaaatgaaatcccAGAGTTTACAGTCTGATGTGATGGGTTTTCTTATGGTAACGGTCAattatatatcgatatatacACGTTACATGTTTTCTAACACttcttgtttgtatttgttttacttatGAACGTACAGTATGATGCATGGAACTggaaatatttataataaagaaaCTACTGAGATAAGTTTACAttacaaaaccttttttaatgGGTCAGACTGCAGCGTATTTTCTGTACTGTTTTTTCCTGAAATTAAACTCTCTAACACTCCGTcactctgtttctgttcctgttttCAATAAGGAAACATATTTTTTAGCCAAATACATGTGGGAAAAGTGCAAAACCACAATATGAGAAAGTGGCATTAGAATTGTATTGTAGTTGAAGTTTCTTCCTCATCAAGTCAGTCATGATTTATTTAGTTACTTCCTTTTCCTCATACCTCAGGGGCTTCGTCACTGCTTTGACATAAAGTAATAAAGAGCTCAAACATTTATACTGCCATGTGATTCCAGTGAACCTGTGGAGGATTGATAAAAGGCAATAACACAAAGATTGAACATATGGTCATCAATATTCTGGGAAGTTCTCCAGAGGTTACTGGGGCCAGGATGACTATCAAGACAGTGAACGAGTTCCTGAGAAGACAGCGTTCTTTAGAACTCCATTTACAAACCCAGttatcaaacaaaaacaatgagatgttctgttttcattcatttcagttAAAATCAGTTAAGGTTTTACTTTAccagttttacttttactttttatggTAAATAAGTAACAATAGGAAAGTATATCATTGTTTaccttttacttttaaacagtAATTTGGTGAAAGGAAGCTTAAATGCTGCAGTAGAGATaatatgaagtgtgtgtgtgtgtgggggtaacTGAGAGGTTCCATGTTGAACTGATTTGGTTGATTGTTAGTGATGATGATATAATTGTGATAAGCTGCAATGAAACGAGACCTGAAGTCACTCCCAAGTTGGATAACGTACTGATTTACTTTTGAATCTCAGTGTTATCATTTGCAAGGCGCCATAAATGTGTGCACTGACGTCCTTCATCTCCATGGTAACGTAAATAACAAATCAATCATTAATCTTTCATACAGAAAAGAGGCTGACTATAAGAATCAGCTGCGGGTCCGGCAGTGATAGCATCACTTGGGGAAAAAGGCAAACGGTACGGATGTATGGGAGATCTGGTGCGTGACTAAACTGGACTAATTACAAACTCTTTCAGTGTATGAACCACTTTTATTTCTGGATGTGAGACGCCTGCAGGGACGAGTGATGTTGACATGACGGTGCAGTAAAGATTTTTGATTTTCTCTCGTGcacagagaggatggaggaggctgaggacGCAATCGCAGTGGTGGGCATTGGATGCAATTTTCCTGGAGGTAATATTTTAATgagacattttacattacagAAAAATTGTATTCTGTATAATGGAACATTGATGTTTCCAAACAGGAGAGGGGCTTGACAATTTCTGGAAGGTTCTTCTTGATGGGAGAAACTGTTCTGTGCCAATTCCCAAAAAGAGGTTTGACTTGTCCGCCTGGTATGACCCCGACGAAAACAAAGCGGGTAAAACTTGCACAGCCAAGGCTGCTCTCATTGATGGGTAAGTGTTCAAATCGTAATATATTTAGATCTAGAGGTTTATTTACTCTGTTTTGTGAGCATATAGGTTTTATGTATATTCTATAACAGATTCTGTAACATATACTTTAAAGTTTTATAGGGTCATCTTCTCATTAATATGATCGTTGAACCTATACATGAATCTATGAATATGGGAACATTTTGTTAGATGCTCCTGATAAAAGTAATAACAAATAATGATGTTAAAAATCAGCTCTGGAACAACTACAGATGTTGgtattttccaaaacaaaccaagaaaTGTCTCTAAATCAGCTTCTCTGTATCTTAAATCTCACATAAAGTAGATTTTCTCTTATTATACTATTAAAATACGTATCTCCTAAATTGATTCAGCGGtttcaatcttttcttttctccaggtTTAATGATTTTGACCACAAGTTCTTTGGCATCAGCGACAGTGAAGTGGAACAAATGGATCCTCAGCAGAAGCAGTTCCttcagtgtgtttacagagcTTTAGAAAATGCTGGGATTCCTATGGAGGAGGCCAGCGGCACCAGGACAGGCGTGTTTTTAGgtaagagaataaaacatttacagctaCTGCTTCTAATACTGTCTTCTGAAGATATAAATCATTTCTGCGTGAAGTTATTGTTTGAACCAAGTTTTAACATgaaaactgtcaaaataaataacCCATCCAGAAACTTTAAAATGATAAGGAGCAACCTTTTGAGtttcaacatgtttaatttattttatttaggcCTAATGAACAGAGATTACGAAAAAAATTCTGCGCACGTGCACCCGAGTGTGATCAACCACTGGACTGGCTCTGGCCTCGCCATGAGCATCGCAGCAAACAGAGTCTCATACATCTTCAACTTCACTGGGCCGTCCCTGACCATAGACACCGCCTGCTCCTCGTCCCTCGTGGCTCTTCATCTCGCTTGTCAATCCATTAAACAAGGTGTGTATGAAAGACGTGTGGAACCAACTGGAGTAACACTTCAGAGAGTAACTACATACTTTTATTACTAggctgaaatatgttttattttatcaggTGATTGCGAAATGGCTTTGTGTGGAGGTGTGAACTGCATCTATGAGCCAAGAGCGTTTGTCGCTCTCAGCAAGGCCAAGATGATTTCACCTGAAGGGACGAGCAGACCTTTCTCCAGCACGGCAGACGGCTACGGCCGAGGGGAGGGCTGCGGGGTTGTTCTACTGAAACCACTGAAAAAGGTCAGAAAGGTCACAACCCTGAGTTTAGTTAAGTTCGTTGCTTTCCTCAGGATTGTGTCTCATTTCCTGTTCTAAAAGTTTGTACTAGCACGCTGGTCAAAGGAAAAACCAATAAAGCACTAATGCAGATTCACGCTCATAATATTTAATGCAGATGGCTCGGTTCACAGGAATCAGTCAAACAAGGTCAGAGGTATCAAAATTAAACAGTTAAAACGATACTGGTCACACACATAAGAACAGGACTGAATGATGCTGAACTCAGCAGTAACaagacaaacaacattttctaaTTATTAACATCAGACCGTGTCAGATATAAGACCAGTTTCAGTTAATAACTGActgattattttgttattttaaacattaaccAAACAACTTACcgtaaaatttaaattattaattaaaattaaaaaataacggggcaccaccctggtatcagggaccaataatcaatctgtaaaaataaaaatcaatctcAATTTGGAAAGTTCaattaataatatcaatatgtaatattaatgattataaaatgaacagtgaaggtttaagTCCGAGCACTGACcgtcataatccagctgtaatcacatacaaatgcacaaataatcacaaacgCTACTACTTTAATCACAAATAGAATTTATTAAAAGATAGTAACAGTAATGCAAATCACTGAACACTATCTCAACAAAATCCACTATACCAAAAACATGAACCACACAAGCGACTATAACGATGGCAACACACATGTAACACCgctagtgtgtatgtgtgtgtgtgtatgtgtgtgtttgtgtgtgcgtgtgtgtgtgtgtgtatgggtgagagagagagagaggaagggggtaTAAAGATGGCGTACGAGGCCACGCTGGTGACGTCGTATTGCCAACTTAGAAATGGCGGCGGAACCGCGTGATTTAAACAAAGGGGAGGTCGAGAACAGAGAACCAATGTGACCTAACTCGATCACGCTATCTGGCCCCCAGAATGTATAAAAgtatgattgtgtgtatgtatgtctgaatgtgtgtgtggaagcgggttaggagagggagagaaacgagagtgagagagagaagaagcatGCAACAGATAATAAGAGATCTTAATCACCACCGAAGGCAATATGCGGGGATTCTACCACGCAGTGAACAGGCGGGCGAACTGAGGTCCGTCGGGCCGTGCACTGGTCTTCTTAAGGGTAAAATACCCGCTTTTGCTCTAACGGCGGCGAGTCTAAACAGCGCGTTGGCGCTGCGTAAAGCGCTGTCTCTGGACGCGCGCAACAACACAGTAATACACGAGGACTCAGCGGTCCGACACAATATTACATTCGACAATAAAAACTAACTATTCAACTAGTATTTGCCCAGACAAATAAGCCTCTTACTTTAGTGCTGGTTCGTGGTTCGTCGTGCGTAATCGGCGCGGTCCGTGAAGGGCAGCAGGGCGGTGTCCGTTATCTCGTCCCGAGAATGAACGGTGATGAGCTGATTTCCTCAGTGGCAGTGGTGGGAAACAGCGATGTTGACGAAAGGAGGGAATTCTTTCTGTTCTCCTCGACGAATTCTATCGTCCTTCTGCAGGTAAAACAGCTGTGTGCAGCTGGCTGTGGATCCAATAAAGTCTGTGAACTCGTCCCGCGAGTTAAAGACTTGTGGCCTAGGtcttttaaaaattgtatttaatagTCTTATTTTTGCTTTGCAGGCGTTACAAGACCACGACCATATCTGGGGTATCATCAGCAAAACAGCCGTCAACCAAGATGGACACTCAGTCACTCCTATCACCAAACCCTCCATGACGCAACAAGAGGAGCTGCTGCGAAGAATCTACTCAGAGTCCGACCTCGTAAATGTTCAGTACATAGAGGCACATGGGACTGGAACCCCGGTTGGAGACCGAACAGAGGCAGGAAGCATTTCTAACGTCATCGCTAAGGCCAAACCTCCCGGATCAGAGAGACTGCAGATTGGCTCGGTGAAGAGCAACATCGGACATACAGAATCGGCAGCCGGAGTGGCCGGACTCATTAAGGTTCTTCTTATGATGAAGCACGAGACCATTGTTCCCTCCGTTTTCTACTCTGAAGAAACTGACAGTGTTGATGCCAAAGCCCTGAACATTAAAGTTCCTCAGAAGGCCGAAAAATGGGAACCGTCTGGTGCACGAATTGCAGGGGTGAACAACTTTGGCTTTGGGggaacaaatgcacatgctgtTGTCAAACAGTACAAACAGTCACCCATCAGACAAGAGCATGATGAGACGCAACCAAAGTACTTTGTCATGTCAGCAAAGTCaacaaaatctctctctctcatgatgGAAGACACCGTTAAACAGCTAGAGGCCGATAGTGAAGTTGATCTAGATTCTCTCTTGTACACGTCAGCTTGCAGAAGGAGCCATCTCAAACATAGATACAGAAAAGCCATCATGGTATCATCTGTGGTCGATCTTAAAGATAAGTTAAGTGCTGCTGTTGGCAAAAATATCAGCCAAGCCTACTCTGATCCAAGGTTAGTGTTTGTCTTCTGTGGAAATGGCGTCACTTACCATGGCATGTGCAAGCAGCTCCTGAAACAAGAACCTGTCTTCAGAAGTAAAATCAAAGAGATTACAGAACTGTTCAAAAGGCTGAGTGGGCTGAACATCCTGGACACGCTTGACAGTGAGTTTGAGAGTAGTGACTTCAAAAACCCAGAGGTGGTCCAACCATTGCTCTTTGCCATCCAGGTTGGCATTACCACCCTACTCAGACATTGGGGTGTCAAGCCAGATGCGATACTTGGACACTCTGTGGGTGAGGTCGCAGCCGCTCACTGCTCTGGCCTCTTGTCTCTTGAGGATGCGATAAAAGTCATCTATTTCCGCAGCAAGCTCCAGAGCAAAGTCACTGGCGGGATGATGCTTGTGATCAGCAACATGGCTGTATCGGAGGTAACGGCTCTTCTCCCTTCTTACTCTGGTAGAGTTTGCCTTGCTGCTTTCAACAGTCCACAGTCCTGCACCCTCTCAGGGGATGCAGATGCAATTAAAAGCCTCCATACAGAGCTAAGTGCCTCAGCCAATGGTCAGAATCTGTTCCTGCGTCTGCTGAATGTCCCTGCTGCTTACCACAGCCACATGATGGATCCAATTCTGACAGAAATCAAGGACACAATTGGCCTCTTACAGGTGAACAATCTTGACACAGAGTTGTTCTCAACAGTGACAGGCAAGGAGGTCCAGCAGGGAGATTTCTGCACAGGTGAATACTGGGCTAGAAACATTCGTGAGCCAGTGGCCTTCGAGCAGGCAGTGCGGTTGGCAGCGAAAGGAAAGAAGAACACAGTCTTTGTAGAGATAGCACCAAGAAGGGCACTGCAGCGAAACATCATTGAATCTCTGGATAGTGACACAGCTGTTCTTCCCTCTCTGCAGCCAGGGAAAGATCATGAGACAATCATGTCTGTAGTTTCTCAGCTGTTCGAACTGGGGGTTCAGGTCGATTGGAACACCTTCTATAAAGGATATGAGACAATGCCGCTGCCTTTCCCGAAATACACGTTTGATTGTTCTGACAGAGACGTGATCAGTGCAggacaaacaaatacaccaaGTAATCACCCTGTGctctgtcagacaggaagtgaaagcaACATTCTCAGCTGTGATCTGCAGTCAGACTCCTCTTTCTACCTGaaagagcacaaacacaacaatatacCCATCATCCCCGGTGCCTTCTATGCCGAATTGGGTTTAGCCGCAGTCATGGCCAGTGCCAAACCAAAAGTACCACTCAACTCTCTACAGCTCACTGTCAACTTCCACAGCCCGTGTCTTTTAACGCAGAATTCACCTGACATTAAggtgaaactggaagaaaccaAGACAGAAACCAGTTTCACGGTATTCTCTCCATCTGCAGTTTATGCATCAGGCACAGTTGTTTCCAAAAGAGAGCGGCTGATTGAGGAGCAGAGCCTTTCACTGAGCACCATCTTCAAAAGATGCAAATCTGTAGTGAGCTTTCAGGAGCTCTATGGGTTTTTGTCTCAAGCAGGCTTTCAGTATGGAGATGTCTTCAAGAATAAGGGGAATGTGCACTATGGAGAAGATCTCAAGGAGGCTTTTGCAGTTGTAACAGTTCCAGAGGAACTTCGATCGCAGTTGCATGACTACTGCATCCACCCTGTTGTGTTGGATTTTCTGATGCAGCTTGTCCCagtcacagtaaaacaaatctTTGCTGGTAGACCAGGCTTTCCTGTCAAAATCGGAAGTTTGACCGTGTTTGAACCTTTGCAAGAGGAGATGATTGTGTATTTGAGAGCAGTCGATGTGGGTCTTGATCACTTTGAGGTTTGTGGCTGTTTTACAGACAGAGAAGGCAGAGTGTTGGTTGAGGCGAAACATGTGACAATCAAGTTTCTTGGGAGTCAGTCTCATGTGGTTGAGGAGTACTTCTACCATAACTCCTTCAGTGTCATTCCTGACACTATCccatctgctcctcctcctaAGGCCTTGGTCTTCTGTGATGACATGGGGATCTCTAAAGGCCTGCGACCACATTTGGACTCCAAATCTCAGTACATACCAGTCACACGTGCAAAGGATATTTTGAGTAATGGTTTCCCCTCCCTCTTGGCTAAATTCAATATCCAAGAGAGCAAGGAAAAGTTTGATGAGGTCTTGTTTCTGTGGGGCCAAGAAGACCTCACTTCACAGGCCGCTGATGTTGCTCTTCAGAAAGTGGTGAGCTGCTGTGAGATTTTCCGTCAAATCGTCCTTGAGCTTAAGCGACTTCACTTTCCAGCCTCTATTAGAGCAGTAACCTACCGTTCATCTGATTTCACAGCAGACCACGTAAATCCAGGTTTTGCCATCGTTGGTATGACCAGATCTTTTGCTGCAGAGATACCAGATCTTTCATTTCAACTCATTGACATAGATACTGTCTCTGCTAAGGACATTGCAGCTCTGTCTGAGGTCCTACTATCATATCCTTGTAGCAAGTACCCAGAGTTGGTGGTAAAAGATGGGCTGATCTTTAAACCTTCCATTGTCCGTACTCCGCCTGAAGTCGTTGACAGTTCAGGATCCAGTTTTACCTCAACAATGTCCGAGCATTGCGtccttcaaacagctgatgcaCATGAGATTACGCAAGTGAGTGCCATTCACTTTGATGAGGGGGACCTGCCAATCAGTGACACATCAGTTGAAATCCGTCCCAGCACAATTTGTGTCCATTCATCTGATTTCTTCCCCGTCAGTGCTACACACTTGAAATTTGGCCGGACAGTGTACTGGGATAAACATTCCTCCCAAAGTCACAAGCTGCTGGCTCTAGATTTCAACGGTACTGTTATCGCAGTTGGAAAAGAAGTGAGAAAACTGAAGGTGGGAGATCACGTTGCTTCCTGCTATCCTGTGGTGGCAGCCAGCAAGGTCAGGGTCCCAGAGGATGTGTGCTACAGCACAAAACGATTCCCATTCCTTCAAAAAACACCCTGTGTTTCCTACTATGTGCTGGCATGGGAGATCCTGCATCGAGCCTTACCCAGAGCCAAACATCATCTGGGAATCATATCCCCTGTTCCTGACTCGGCTCTGACCAAAGTCTTGGCACTTACTTCCTCCAAATCTGGCTGGAATGTGGTTATTGGAACGCAGTGTAATGGTTCTTTTGTAGATGTCAAACAAATTGATGCATTTGTCATCCTGCCCCCACTTGAGGAATCCTTGATTGACAAGATTAGCAG
This portion of the Hippoglossus stenolepis isolate QCI-W04-F060 chromosome 19, HSTE1.2, whole genome shotgun sequence genome encodes:
- the LOC118098767 gene encoding phthioceranic/hydroxyphthioceranic acid synthase-like — translated: MEEAEDAIAVVGIGCNFPGGEGLDNFWKVLLDGRNCSVPIPKKRFDLSAWYDPDENKAGKTCTAKAALIDGFNDFDHKFFGISDSEVEQMDPQQKQFLQCVYRALENAGIPMEEASGTRTGVFLGLMNRDYEKNSAHVHPSVINHWTGSGLAMSIAANRVSYIFNFTGPSLTIDTACSSSLVALHLACQSIKQGDCEMALCGGVNCIYEPRAFVALSKAKMISPEGTSRPFSSTADGYGRGEGCGVVLLKPLKKALQDHDHIWGIISKTAVNQDGHSVTPITKPSMTQQEELLRRIYSESDLVNVQYIEAHGTGTPVGDRTEAGSISNVIAKAKPPGSERLQIGSVKSNIGHTESAAGVAGLIKVLLMMKHETIVPSVFYSEETDSVDAKALNIKVPQKAEKWEPSGARIAGVNNFGFGGTNAHAVVKQYKQSPIRQEHDETQPKYFVMSAKSTKSLSLMMEDTVKQLEADSEVDLDSLLYTSACRRSHLKHRYRKAIMVSSVVDLKDKLSAAVGKNISQAYSDPRLVFVFCGNGVTYHGMCKQLLKQEPVFRSKIKEITELFKRLSGLNILDTLDSEFESSDFKNPEVVQPLLFAIQVGITTLLRHWGVKPDAILGHSVGEVAAAHCSGLLSLEDAIKVIYFRSKLQSKVTGGMMLVISNMAVSEVTALLPSYSGRVCLAAFNSPQSCTLSGDADAIKSLHTELSASANGQNLFLRLLNVPAAYHSHMMDPILTEIKDTIGLLQVNNLDTELFSTVTGKEVQQGDFCTGEYWARNIREPVAFEQAVRLAAKGKKNTVFVEIAPRRALQRNIIESLDSDTAVLPSLQPGKDHETIMSVVSQLFELGVQVDWNTFYKGYETMPLPFPKYTFDCSDRDVISAGQTNTPSNHPVLCQTGSESNILSCDLQSDSSFYLKEHKHNNIPIIPGAFYAELGLAAVMASAKPKVPLNSLQLTVNFHSPCLLTQNSPDIKVKLEETKTETSFTVFSPSAVYASGTVVSKRERLIEEQSLSLSTIFKRCKSVVSFQELYGFLSQAGFQYGDVFKNKGNVHYGEDLKEAFAVVTVPEELRSQLHDYCIHPVVLDFLMQLVPVTVKQIFAGRPGFPVKIGSLTVFEPLQEEMIVYLRAVDVGLDHFEVCGCFTDREGRVLVEAKHVTIKFLGSQSHVVEEYFYHNSFSVIPDTIPSAPPPKALVFCDDMGISKGLRPHLDSKSQYIPVTRAKDILSNGFPSLLAKFNIQESKEKFDEVLFLWGQEDLTSQAADVALQKVVSCCEIFRQIVLELKRLHFPASIRAVTYRSSDFTADHVNPGFAIVGMTRSFAAEIPDLSFQLIDIDTVSAKDIAALSEVLLSYPCSKYPELVVKDGLIFKPSIVRTPPEVVDSSGSSFTSTMSEHCVLQTADAHEITQVSAIHFDEGDLPISDTSVEIRPSTICVHSSDFFPVSATHLKFGRTVYWDKHSSQSHKLLALDFNGTVIAVGKEVRKLKVGDHVASCYPVVAASKVRVPEDVCYSTKRFPFLQKTPCVSYYVLAWEILHRALPRAKHHLGIISPVPDSALTKVLALTSSKSGWNVVIGTQCNGSFVDVKQIDAFVILPPLEESLIDKISSFPRVQHVVIICESEMQCLLARNMFHSVKESIHVQTILIPAILQKGSLSAQRPHIYHWLKSLKLSRKFAVENFTFQNVKSDSLDTFHPQKPESYFNSKTLAVVALNKDDGSVLSEIPLLPTKTLLFKKRAVYIVTGGLSGLGFETVKFISQRGGGYIVILSRSKPTPDLQQEIHNVENQCGNCITSMECDVSVSEHVHRVISAIGQKFPGCPVRGVFHSAVVLHDGLIETLDRSLYEKVLKPKVKGVLNLHHATLQCQLHYFVCYSSISAFLGNASQTNYAAANTFLDMFCHYRRNLGLPGQSINWGALNLGLLLNKDHIQQFLEAKGMMVMDVAEVHRSLEQCLLINQAQQVVCRFHFRNLRFNILSQNASMTMRLSALIEEALQKSNETDAQATQAESVSPKEYAISVLTQTIGMDPSDLKDDSLLSSLGVDSMQAMTLQNLIFQARGVNIPLVKLTDPNATVSTVVALLSEGAEGENVSDDAVTSNSTNEMEDLSTRL
- the rdh12l gene encoding retinol dehydrogenase 12, like isoform X1 — translated: MQTIRNFFRTPWSSDVRLDDKTVVITGANTGIGKETAMDLAKRGAKVIIACRDMEKAEAAVKDVIEKSDNKNVLCMKLDLADTKSIREFAEAINKEEPKLNILINNAGVMVCPYGQTADGFEMQIGVNHMGHFLLTHLLLDLMKRSVPARIVTVSSMAHSWGAINLDDINSEKGYNKANAYSQSKLANILFTHTLAKKLEGTGVTTYSLHPGVVQTDLWRHLSGPQQFVMKMVSPFTKDSVQGAQTTIYCAVEPSLEKESGGYYSDSAPANCSAAGKDDDVAQKLWDLSCRLLSIT
- the rdh12l gene encoding retinol dehydrogenase 12, like isoform X2, which produces MQTIRNFFRTPWSSDVRLDDKTVVITGANTGIGKETAMDLAKRGAKVIIACRDMEKAEAAVKDVIEKSDNKNVLCMKLDLADTKSIREFAEAINKEPKLNILINNAGVMVCPYGQTADGFEMQIGVNHMGHFLLTHLLLDLMKRSVPARIVTVSSMAHSWGAINLDDINSEKGYNKANAYSQSKLANILFTHTLAKKLEGTGVTTYSLHPGVVQTDLWRHLSGPQQFVMKMVSPFTKDSVQGAQTTIYCAVEPSLEKESGGYYSDSAPANCSAAGKDDDVAQKLWDLSCRLLSIT